Proteins encoded within one genomic window of Planctomycetia bacterium:
- a CDS encoding polyphosphate polymerase domain-containing protein: MTAPIRLTVASLETQSPSLRRLQGDTQPACELKLLLSEEQALAVEDRCRLELLLDPHCTNQSSPGYHIKSLYCDTPEWDVFHRRNRFRLFKFRVRQYGSSTQVYLERKSKKGIEVRKKRWCIPLQQLGLLNGDAEQDWEGSWFHNQLIRNRLGPVCLIEYERVAYYGSSGSEPVRLTFDRHIRGGLHHPWSMTSQTFSMPILRNQVVCEFKFRGLLPPLFKSIIHELQLTTSGVSKYRHCIDASGVLKQEQKNYA; encoded by the coding sequence ATGACTGCACCGATCAGACTGACTGTTGCCTCCCTGGAAACGCAATCTCCTTCGTTGAGGCGTTTGCAAGGTGACACGCAGCCAGCCTGTGAACTTAAATTGCTGTTGAGCGAGGAGCAGGCGCTGGCTGTCGAAGACCGATGCCGGTTGGAACTGTTGCTCGATCCACATTGCACGAACCAGTCAAGCCCTGGCTATCACATCAAATCACTCTACTGCGATACACCAGAGTGGGATGTCTTCCATCGGCGAAACCGATTCCGTTTGTTCAAGTTTCGCGTAAGGCAGTACGGCTCCAGCACCCAGGTATATCTCGAACGAAAATCCAAGAAGGGCATCGAAGTTCGCAAAAAGCGATGGTGTATCCCTCTGCAACAGTTAGGGCTGCTGAACGGTGATGCAGAACAGGATTGGGAAGGAAGCTGGTTTCATAACCAGTTGATTCGAAACCGCCTGGGCCCTGTATGCCTGATTGAATATGAACGTGTGGCGTACTATGGCTCAAGTGGATCGGAGCCAGTTCGATTAACGTTTGACCGTCACATCCGTGGGGGATTGCATCATCCATGGTCGATGACCAGCCAGACATTTTCCATGCCCATTCTGCGAAACCAGGTGGTATGTGAATTCAAATTCCGAGGCTTATTGCCACCACTGTTCAAGTCGATCATTCATGAGTTGCAGCTAACAACCAGTGGTGTATCCAAATATCGACACTGCATTGATGCCAGTGGAGTTCTGAAGCAGGAGCAAAAGAATTATGCCTGA
- a CDS encoding protein kinase yields the protein MSRQSVIKNDSDGDAITDSMMDDPRVLEVVNAYQHELDQGRHPDRKHYIQRYPDVSSAVKQCLEGLDLVRSGIRQSKSKAGSTFVPGATAHAGELSASPLGDFQIVREIARGGMGVVYEAIQLSLGRRVALKVLPFAATMDARRLQRFKNEAQAAALLHHTNIVPIYAVGCERGVHFYAMQLIEGQSLAIIIEQLQQQQVQLEPASPLPRAGATLPSTASLPGTEAMLHRTEQQPAERKQSSTLQISAAVTSGAKLDSETYIRRVARLMVQAADALEHAHQAGVIHRDIKPGNLLIDASANLWITDFGLAQLQADNGLTRSGDFLGTFRYMSPEQTGGKRTMLDHRTDIYSLGATFYELLTLRPALPGETHQELLYSILHVEPASPRQWNRAIPPEMETILLKSLSKHPADRYQTAAELSADVQRFLDHKPITARPPSLYDHGRKWIRRHPSIAVACVLLLAVVTAGLFINNRMIATEQQKTADSLEREKLRAREAEDNFQKARQAVDALFQISQEELADRPMEASRKRILEVVVNYYQDFIEQRQGDPASQAELTRVQNEVKNILRELNAIQREMQLRLLSNSAVQKELKLTSEQETRLKEFLAQWSQQRQLFFDRSRSQNTESRRTELLASDVEREKMLASILQPSQLKRYREIAIQCLGAAAFREPDIIKALSLTSLQRMEIRDVEKDVFMRPVNFGSGNPRPPAPFNPERHRQLRHDAMTRVLKILTPSQKEIWQQITGPDFEELPVGPMPGMIFGPAPGPGR from the coding sequence ATGAGTCGTCAATCGGTTATCAAAAACGATTCAGACGGGGATGCAATCACTGATTCCATGATGGATGATCCTCGTGTTCTCGAAGTGGTAAATGCTTATCAGCATGAATTGGATCAGGGCCGTCATCCGGATCGCAAACACTATATTCAGCGCTATCCAGATGTATCTTCTGCAGTGAAGCAATGTCTCGAAGGACTGGATCTGGTTCGAAGTGGCATACGGCAGTCAAAATCGAAGGCAGGCTCCACGTTCGTTCCCGGTGCAACTGCTCACGCCGGTGAGTTATCAGCCAGTCCCTTGGGTGATTTTCAGATTGTCAGGGAAATTGCCCGTGGTGGCATGGGTGTGGTGTATGAAGCAATTCAATTATCGCTGGGCAGGCGGGTAGCTCTCAAAGTATTGCCTTTTGCTGCGACGATGGATGCAAGGCGTTTGCAGCGATTCAAGAATGAAGCCCAGGCTGCTGCATTGCTGCACCATACCAACATCGTTCCCATCTATGCGGTTGGTTGTGAACGGGGCGTGCATTTCTATGCCATGCAGTTGATCGAGGGGCAATCGCTGGCGATTATCATTGAACAACTGCAGCAGCAACAGGTGCAACTCGAACCAGCAAGCCCGTTGCCCAGAGCTGGAGCGACCTTGCCAAGTACTGCAAGTCTGCCTGGAACGGAAGCGATGCTGCATCGCACTGAGCAGCAACCAGCAGAGCGAAAACAGAGCAGTACACTGCAGATTTCCGCTGCGGTTACCAGTGGCGCCAAGCTGGATAGTGAAACATATATCCGAAGAGTAGCCAGGCTAATGGTGCAGGCTGCGGATGCACTGGAGCATGCCCATCAGGCTGGCGTCATTCATCGCGATATCAAACCAGGCAACCTTCTTATTGATGCTTCGGCAAATTTGTGGATTACCGATTTCGGGTTAGCCCAGTTACAGGCCGACAATGGCCTGACACGTTCAGGCGATTTTCTCGGCACGTTCCGATACATGAGTCCTGAGCAGACGGGTGGCAAGCGCACTATGCTCGATCATCGAACCGATATCTACTCATTGGGTGCAACTTTTTACGAACTGTTGACACTGCGTCCCGCACTGCCCGGCGAAACTCATCAGGAACTGCTGTATTCCATTCTGCATGTAGAGCCAGCGAGCCCAAGGCAATGGAATCGTGCCATACCTCCTGAAATGGAAACCATTCTGCTGAAGTCGTTATCCAAGCATCCAGCTGATCGCTACCAGACGGCAGCAGAACTCAGTGCAGATGTTCAGCGGTTTCTCGATCACAAGCCGATCACAGCCAGGCCGCCTTCACTGTATGATCATGGACGCAAATGGATCAGAAGGCATCCATCCATTGCTGTTGCATGCGTGCTGCTTCTGGCAGTAGTCACTGCTGGGCTTTTCATCAATAACCGGATGATTGCTACTGAACAGCAGAAAACAGCAGATTCCTTGGAGCGGGAAAAACTGAGGGCTCGTGAAGCAGAAGATAACTTCCAAAAAGCCAGGCAGGCGGTTGATGCCCTGTTTCAGATCAGCCAGGAAGAACTGGCAGACAGGCCCATGGAAGCCAGTCGTAAGCGCATACTTGAAGTGGTGGTGAACTACTATCAGGATTTCATTGAGCAGAGGCAGGGGGATCCCGCTTCGCAAGCGGAACTCACCAGGGTACAGAATGAAGTGAAGAATATTCTGAGAGAATTGAATGCGATACAACGCGAAATGCAGTTACGGCTGCTATCAAACAGTGCTGTTCAAAAGGAATTGAAGTTGACCTCGGAACAGGAAACGCGATTAAAGGAATTCCTTGCTCAGTGGTCGCAGCAGAGACAGTTGTTTTTTGACCGGTCACGAAGCCAGAATACCGAATCACGTCGTACGGAACTGCTTGCCAGTGATGTAGAGCGTGAGAAGATGCTTGCATCCATCCTGCAACCATCACAACTTAAGCGTTATCGTGAAATTGCGATTCAATGTCTCGGTGCGGCGGCGTTTCGGGAGCCTGATATTATCAAAGCCTTGTCGCTAACCTCTCTACAGCGAATGGAAATTCGCGACGTGGAAAAAGATGTTTTCATGCGTCCAGTCAATTTTGGCTCAGGAAATCCTCGACCGCCTGCTCCGTTTAATCCCGAACGGCATCGCCAGTTGCGACATGATGCCATGACCAGGGTGCTGAAAATTCTGACTCCATCGCAGAAGGAAATCTGGCAACAAATCACAGGGCCAGATTTTGAAGAACTGCCTGTCGGCCCAATGCCTGGAATGATTTTCGGTCCTGCACCTGGTCCGGGAAGATAA
- a CDS encoding DUF4956 domain-containing protein, translating to MPDWLLPSADGTAVTANQMLVRLVLASIFGIVVAIIYRASHGKHDQPGDAWTLTTTLVLLAILIAMVSMVIGDSIARAFSLVGALSIVRFRTVVDDTRDTAFVIFAVIVGMAAGAGHFILPLLGIPVVGCMAVLLSRASNPQRLVHGSELQLKVRLGLGRDPREMLTPILEKHLSQYRQISASTSRKGAAIDLTYIVKLKIPSGMTHLVTDLNQLEGVQEVELQP from the coding sequence ATGCCTGATTGGTTATTGCCTTCGGCAGATGGAACGGCAGTAACGGCGAACCAGATGTTGGTGCGCCTGGTTCTGGCTTCCATCTTTGGAATTGTGGTGGCCATTATTTACCGGGCTAGCCATGGCAAGCATGATCAACCAGGCGATGCATGGACGTTGACGACAACGCTGGTTCTGCTCGCAATCCTGATTGCCATGGTTTCCATGGTCATTGGAGACAGCATAGCACGGGCATTCAGTCTGGTAGGCGCCTTGTCCATTGTCCGATTTCGCACGGTGGTGGATGATACACGGGATACAGCCTTCGTGATATTTGCAGTGATTGTCGGCATGGCAGCGGGAGCCGGGCATTTCATCCTGCCACTGTTAGGGATACCTGTAGTTGGATGCATGGCGGTGCTGCTCAGTCGTGCCAGCAATCCGCAAAGGCTGGTGCATGGCTCTGAACTGCAACTGAAGGTACGGCTGGGATTAGGGCGTGACCCACGGGAAATGTTGACGCCGATACTGGAAAAGCATCTCAGTCAGTATCGCCAGATTTCTGCATCGACCTCGCGAAAAGGCGCTGCCATCGATCTGACTTACATTGTGAAGCTCAAAATTCCCTCGGGAATGACGCACTTAGTGACAGACCTGAATCAATTGGAAGGCGTGCAGGAAGTTGAACTGCAGCCTTGA
- a CDS encoding sigma-70 family RNA polymerase sigma factor codes for MARQNVPGARGDLLENYRNYLELLARVEIGRLLQTKLDTADVVQETFLEAHRHFDGFRGNTESELVAWLRSIFSAKLSNLVRHYLGTQARDIRRENALEFNLDHSSRMLDRGLFTPEGTPSQQVVQREQGVLLAEALAKLPDNYREVIVLRHLEELTFPEVAQRLERTENSVQKIWVRALAKLRQLMGASE; via the coding sequence ATGGCACGGCAGAATGTGCCAGGCGCTCGAGGCGATCTGTTGGAGAACTATCGCAACTATCTCGAACTGTTAGCCAGGGTTGAAATCGGCAGACTGTTGCAGACGAAACTTGATACGGCAGATGTGGTACAGGAAACTTTTCTGGAAGCACATCGCCATTTTGATGGATTTCGAGGCAATACGGAAAGTGAACTGGTTGCCTGGCTAAGGAGTATTTTCTCTGCCAAGCTTTCCAACCTGGTGCGGCATTACCTGGGAACACAGGCCCGTGATATTCGAAGGGAGAACGCCCTCGAATTTAACCTCGACCACTCCAGTCGCATGCTGGATCGAGGCCTGTTTACGCCTGAAGGCACTCCCAGCCAGCAGGTGGTACAGCGGGAGCAGGGGGTATTGCTGGCGGAAGCGCTGGCGAAATTGCCTGACAACTATCGAGAAGTGATAGTGCTTCGCCATCTGGAGGAATTGACATTTCCTGAAGTGGCACAAAGGCTGGAGCGAACGGAGAATAGTGTGCAGAAGATCTGGGTACGGGCACTAGCCAAGCTTCGCCAATTGATGGGGGCATCAGAATGA